ATTCGCGCGGTATCAGAGCGAGCGTGGGAACTGCCGCCGCCGAGAGCCTCCGATGACCGACCGACCGAACTGGGAGGCGCTGGCCGAGCGCGCGCTGGCCGGCGAGGCGATCACTCCCGACCAGGCGCGCGCGGTGCTGGCGGCGCCGGACGAGGAGCTGCTGCCGCTGGTCGCTGCGGTAGGCCGGGTGCGCCGAGCCCATTTCGGCACCGCCGTCAAGCTCAACTTCCTGCTGAACCTCAAGAGCGGGCTCTGCCCGGAAGACTGCCACTACTGCTCCCAGTCGTCGCTCTCGACGGCGGACATCGCGCGCTATCCGATGCGTCCCGCCGGCGAGGTCGTCGCCGCCGCCGGCCGCGCCGTCGACCTCAAGGCGGCCCGGTTCTGCATGGTGGCGAGCGGGCGGGGCCCCACCGATCGCGAAGTCGACCAGGCGTGCGAGGCGGTGGCGGCGGTCCGCTCCGCCCACCCCGGACTCGAAGTCTGCGCGTGCCTCGGACTCCTCAAGGGCGATCAGGCCGAGCGCCTGCGCGCGGCCGGCGTCTTTGCGTACAACCACAACCTGAACACGAGCGAGCGGTTCTACCCGGAGATCTGCGCGACCCACACCTACCGCGATCGCGTGGAGACGGTGGAGCGTGCCCGGGCCGCCGGGCTCTCACCCTGCTGCGGCGCGCTCTTCGGCATGGGGGAGGAGCTCGAGGACGTGATCGCGCTCAGCTACGCGCTGCGCGCCCTTCGCGTGGACTCGATCCCGGTCAACTTCCTCATCCCGATCCCGGGCACGCCGCTCGCGGGCCGGGCACCGCTGGGCCCGCGCACCGCCCTCAAGATCCTGTGCCTGTTCCGGCTGCTCAACCCGGCCGCCGAGCTGCGGATCGCCGGCGGGCGTGAGGTGCAGCTGCGGTGGCTCCAGCCGCTCGGGCTCGAGGTCGCCAACTCGATCTTCGTCGGCGACTACCTGACCACCACCGGCCAGCCGCCCCCGGCTGACTTCGCCATGATCCGCGATCTCGGCCTCAGCATCCTCGGCCACGAGGGCGCGGTTCCGGACGAGGCACCGGCGCCGTGGGGCGAGGGGGGCCTCGGCGGCGCCGGCCGCCTCACGCGCCGCCCGAACGCCTGACGCCAGCTCGGCGGGCCGAGCGTCATACCGCCAGGTACTTGCGCACGATCTCCTGATCGGCCCACAGGTCGTCCAGACGGCCCGAGTACCGGACCGTCCCTTTTTCGATGATGTAGCCGCGGTGGGCGACCCGTCGGGCGAATTTGAGGTTCTGGTCGGCGAGGAGAAGCGTGACGCCTTCCTGACGGATCTGGCGGATGGCCTCGATGAGCGTGCGGACCATCAGCGGGCTCAGGCCCTCGGAGGGCTCGTCGAGAATCAGGAGGGCCGGGTTGCCCATGAGGGCCCGGCCGATCGCCAACATTTTCTGCTCGCCTCCCGAGAGACCGACCCCCCGGTTGCCGCGAAGTCCTCGCAAGAGGGGAAAGAGTTGATAGACCCGCGGCACCGTCCATTGCCCCTCCCGGCCGGTCACCCGGCGGACGATCTCCAGATTTTCCTCCACCGTGAGGTCCGGAAAGATCCGCCGGTCGTCGGGGACGTACCCGACGCCGAGCCTGGCGATCTCAAAAGGTTGGCGGCCCGTGATGTCCCCTCCGTTGAAGGTGACCCGTCCGGTGCGCGGCGGGGTGAGCCCCATGATGCTCCGGAGCGTCGTGGTCTTGCCGGCACCGTTCCGCCCGAGCAGGCAGACGACCTCGCCGGCTGTGACGTCCAGGGAAATGCCCTGGATGACAAGACTCTGGCCGTACGCGGTGACCAGATCACGAACCTCGAGCATCACGCGAGCGCTTCCTCCCCCAGATAGACCTCTCGCACCTCTCGGTTTTCCCGGATCTCAGTTGGCGGCCCCTCGGCCAACACCCGGCCCCGGTTCATCACCACGATCCAGTCCGAGAGGGAGAAGACCACATCCATATCGTGCTCCACGATGGCAAAGGTGGTTCGCCGCTCCACGGAAAGCCTTCGGATCAGCTCGAGCACCGTGGTTCGCTCGACGGGCGTCAATCCCGCCGACGGTTCGTCGAGGAAGCAGAGTGCGGGCGCGGGCGCGATGGCGATCCCGAGCTCCAGGAGCCGCTGGTCGCCGTGCGAGATGGCGCCGGCCGGCTGGGCTCGCGCGTGCCAGAGGCCGATCTCCTCGAGGATCTGCTCGGCCTCCGCCAGCGCCTCCGCTTGGCGTTCCAGGCTCGAGAAGGGATCGACGGTCCGCCCGAGCCGGGACAGCACCGGCACCAGGACGTTCTCGAGCACGGAGAGCCGGCCAAAGATGTTCATGAGCTGG
This genomic interval from Candidatus Methylomirabilota bacterium contains the following:
- the bioB gene encoding biotin synthase BioB; protein product: MTDRPNWEALAERALAGEAITPDQARAVLAAPDEELLPLVAAVGRVRRAHFGTAVKLNFLLNLKSGLCPEDCHYCSQSSLSTADIARYPMRPAGEVVAAAGRAVDLKAARFCMVASGRGPTDREVDQACEAVAAVRSAHPGLEVCACLGLLKGDQAERLRAAGVFAYNHNLNTSERFYPEICATHTYRDRVETVERARAAGLSPCCGALFGMGEELEDVIALSYALRALRVDSIPVNFLIPIPGTPLAGRAPLGPRTALKILCLFRLLNPAAELRIAGGREVQLRWLQPLGLEVANSIFVGDYLTTTGQPPPADFAMIRDLGLSILGHEGAVPDEAPAPWGEGGLGGAGRLTRRPNA
- a CDS encoding ABC transporter ATP-binding protein — its product is MLEVRDLVTAYGQSLVIQGISLDVTAGEVVCLLGRNGAGKTTTLRSIMGLTPPRTGRVTFNGGDITGRQPFEIARLGVGYVPDDRRIFPDLTVEENLEIVRRVTGREGQWTVPRVYQLFPLLRGLRGNRGVGLSGGEQKMLAIGRALMGNPALLILDEPSEGLSPLMVRTLIEAIRQIRQEGVTLLLADQNLKFARRVAHRGYIIEKGTVRYSGRLDDLWADQEIVRKYLAV
- a CDS encoding ABC transporter ATP-binding protein — translated: MTAGALLRVEGLRKRFGELAAVDGVELTLAPARLTAIIGPNGAGKTTLINLVTGALRPDSGRVYFKGEEVTRLATHHRVRKGLSRSFQLMNIFGRLSVLENVLVPVLSRLGRTVDPFSSLERQAEALAEAEQILEEIGLWHARAQPAGAISHGDQRLLELGIAIAPAPALCFLDEPSAGLTPVERTTVLELIRRLSVERRTTFAIVEHDMDVVFSLSDWIVVMNRGRVLAEGPPTEIRENREVREVYLGEEALA